A single window of Gossypium hirsutum isolate 1008001.06 chromosome A10, Gossypium_hirsutum_v2.1, whole genome shotgun sequence DNA harbors:
- the LOC107896920 gene encoding protein TRIGALACTOSYLDIACYLGLYCEROL 2, chloroplastic isoform X1, which yields MVGNTLVQIPACPSLSSSTLTTLPHSSPKVLPCLPPKLRMRLAKVRAMSASTEHNPQPGSSEQKNPLAVVLDIPRNIWRQTLRPLSDFGFGRRSIWEGGVGLFLVSGTVLLALSLAWLRGFQIRSKFRKYVAVFEFAQASGICTGTPVRIRGVTVGNVVRVNPSLKSIEAVVEVEDDKIIIPQNSLIEVNQSGLLMETLIDITPRDPIPSPSVGPLDAECVKEGLIVCDRQKIKGEQGVSLDALVGIVTRLARQMEEIGIANTYSLAERVAAVIQDAKPLLTKIEAMAEDVQPLLSELRDSGLLQEVENLTRSLTQASEDLRRVHSSIMTPENTELIQKSIYTLIFTLKNIENISSDILGFTGDESTRKNLKLLIKSLSRML from the exons ATGGTTGGAAATACATTAGTCCAGATTCCAGCATGCCCGTCTTTGTCATCTTCAACTTTGACCACCCTCCCGCATTCTTCTCCAAAAGTTTTGCCATGTCTTCCGCCTAAACTAAGAATGAGGTTGGCAAAAGTTAGAGCTATGTCTGCTAGTACTGAGCATAACCCACAACCCGGTTCTTCGGAGCAAAAGAATCCGCTTGCTGTTGTTTTAGATATTCCTCGGAATATTTGGAGACAAACATTACGTCCATTGAGTGATTTTGGGTTTGGTCGTAGAAGCATTTGGGAAGGTGGGGTTGGGTTGTTTCTTGTGTCAGGTACTGTGCTGCTTGCACTTAGTCTGGCTTGGTTGAGAGGGTTTCAGATTCGTTCTAAATTCCGGAAGTACGTAGCGGTGTTTGAATTTGCTCAGGCATCTGGTATTTGCACTGGAACACCTGTTAGGATTAGAGGGGTGACTGTAGGCAATGTTGTACGTGTTAATCCCTCCCTGAAAAGTATAGAAGCTGTTGTTGAG gttgaagatgataagATTATTATACCTCAAAATTCGCTGATTGAGGTCAACCAATCTGGTCTTTTGATGGAAACTTTGATTGACATCACGCCACGGGATCCAATTCCATCACCTTCTGTGGGACCTCTTGATGCAGAATGTGTTAAGGAAGGCCTAATTGTATGTGATAGGCAAAAGATAAAGGGGGAACAAGGGGTAAGTCTGGATGCCTTGGTAGGGATTGTCACCCGTCTTGCTCGTCAAATGGAGGAAATTGGTATTGCCAACACCTATTCACTTGCCGAGCGCGTTGCTGCTGTTATTCAGGATGCAAAGCCCCTGCTCACAAAG ATTGAAGCCATGGCCGAAGATGTGCAACCTTTGTTATCTGAACTTCGTGATAGTGGTCTGCTTCAGGAGGTTGAGAATTTGACCAGAAGTCTAACACAAGCCTCTGAGGATTTAAG AAGGGTACATTCATCCATTATGACCCCTGAGAACACCGAATTGattcaaaaatcaatttatactCTGATTTTTACCTTGAAGAATATCGAG AATATAAGTTCTGATATACTGGGATTCACGGGTGATGAGTCTACAAGAAAGAATCTGAAATTACTTATCAAGTCGCTTAGCAGGATGTTGTGA
- the LOC107896920 gene encoding protein TRIGALACTOSYLDIACYLGLYCEROL 2, chloroplastic isoform X2 yields the protein MVGNTLVQIPACPSLSSSTLTTLPHSSPKVLPCLPPKLRMRLAKVRAMSASTEHNPQPGSSEQKNPLAVVLDIPRNIWRQTLRPLSDFGFGRRSIWEGGVGLFLVSGTVLLALSLAWLRGFQIRSKFRKYVAVFEFAQASGICTGTPVRIRGVTVGNVVRVNPSLKSIEAVVEVEDDKIIIPQNSLIEVNQSGLLMETLIDITPRDPIPSPSVGPLDAECVKEGLIVCDRQKIKGEQGVSLDALVGIVTRLARQMEEIGIANTYSLAERVAAVIQDAKPLLTKIEAMAEDVQPLLSELRDSGLLQEVENLTRSLTQASEDLRVHSSIMTPENTELIQKSIYTLIFTLKNIENISSDILGFTGDESTRKNLKLLIKSLSRML from the exons ATGGTTGGAAATACATTAGTCCAGATTCCAGCATGCCCGTCTTTGTCATCTTCAACTTTGACCACCCTCCCGCATTCTTCTCCAAAAGTTTTGCCATGTCTTCCGCCTAAACTAAGAATGAGGTTGGCAAAAGTTAGAGCTATGTCTGCTAGTACTGAGCATAACCCACAACCCGGTTCTTCGGAGCAAAAGAATCCGCTTGCTGTTGTTTTAGATATTCCTCGGAATATTTGGAGACAAACATTACGTCCATTGAGTGATTTTGGGTTTGGTCGTAGAAGCATTTGGGAAGGTGGGGTTGGGTTGTTTCTTGTGTCAGGTACTGTGCTGCTTGCACTTAGTCTGGCTTGGTTGAGAGGGTTTCAGATTCGTTCTAAATTCCGGAAGTACGTAGCGGTGTTTGAATTTGCTCAGGCATCTGGTATTTGCACTGGAACACCTGTTAGGATTAGAGGGGTGACTGTAGGCAATGTTGTACGTGTTAATCCCTCCCTGAAAAGTATAGAAGCTGTTGTTGAG gttgaagatgataagATTATTATACCTCAAAATTCGCTGATTGAGGTCAACCAATCTGGTCTTTTGATGGAAACTTTGATTGACATCACGCCACGGGATCCAATTCCATCACCTTCTGTGGGACCTCTTGATGCAGAATGTGTTAAGGAAGGCCTAATTGTATGTGATAGGCAAAAGATAAAGGGGGAACAAGGGGTAAGTCTGGATGCCTTGGTAGGGATTGTCACCCGTCTTGCTCGTCAAATGGAGGAAATTGGTATTGCCAACACCTATTCACTTGCCGAGCGCGTTGCTGCTGTTATTCAGGATGCAAAGCCCCTGCTCACAAAG ATTGAAGCCATGGCCGAAGATGTGCAACCTTTGTTATCTGAACTTCGTGATAGTGGTCTGCTTCAGGAGGTTGAGAATTTGACCAGAAGTCTAACACAAGCCTCTGAGGATTTAAG GGTACATTCATCCATTATGACCCCTGAGAACACCGAATTGattcaaaaatcaatttatactCTGATTTTTACCTTGAAGAATATCGAG AATATAAGTTCTGATATACTGGGATTCACGGGTGATGAGTCTACAAGAAAGAATCTGAAATTACTTATCAAGTCGCTTAGCAGGATGTTGTGA